One Mesorhizobium sp. L-2-11 genomic region harbors:
- a CDS encoding peptidoglycan-binding protein, translating into MNSKRSYLDTLNAGRQRRPYTTLEQLNRSLETLEQRLERTREDLSERPDPRRLSAEPRYASARPYEDPRPAQPPKSPEPAAFDQNYFDQNYQAIARDIDRVRGQEDGVAVVGKIAGELRGLREELRHQMTAGLQREFEALRNDIERAFQASTQPGGQSGGKGSAELGVEFERLSGAIQSLAEKSDDRSVNMLRLDLEQVKAALDTLAREESVQAVGRRWDEFDRRWTAFEDRVDADQRQRSDAPGLSMLTERLEQISNAVNNLPESLSLRSLEEKVRTLAGAVEHFALQQDSLGSSTFAMIDERLDEISRAIVASTVAAQANSFDPEAFERIEKRIASLAAQIEEVTQVHPSGEVIDRLNMLSSRVDDLASRANLPEQAMERLDKQIALIADKIDRAPAMPDADYIFQGLEQRFDVLSGMMERRQGDAIEQGNMLFRDLERRLDEVADRLDQRMPQIDGAGIMDALDARFSALAKRLETRIPDHAGEAAIRGLESRLEDISIRLDSSAAQVAGIDPALIRSLEAQVAGLSAHLSKPGAPLPELEDISPRLNEIEKSLAGTRDSILSAAREAAESAVRSLAGSSANTAAVSGLAQDLKTLEALTRRSDERNSRTFEAIHDTLLKIVDRLGSLETGEPTDAVSEFLNTEPAEPDGWRGVRSSKMAVRDAPSMDIDQPLPLTEDTADLDSHVSAMISDESGSRGDPGTRSDPGTRTPAEAAAAAAMAALGSDTAEKSQPTGGRKSMLGGLARAFKAKKETIVPPLAGSAPDVEIPIADLDEPLDPKLANRPLEPGSGPPDLNAIMKRVRDERGPPVRAGNADASKSDFIAAARRAAQAAAAEADALKKQSTMRGPVKALRIGDLLKARRKPILMAAAAVMLALAGLQLGKAFVSDPVERASNDTAPMAAAQPAETASTGTVSEPKTDAQTARDSAPDRATRQAEPSESVAEGDMPAQTGIATPSDNEISADAETPIDPGSAADPVPVPMVSTTSPDPAAANMTASAPAGPTVADAEPMATAPDASPATRDMTGTVTSAVASTAAATAKIDIPADAGPAALRDAAAGGDAKALFEIGSRYAESRGVKQDMAAAAKWYEKSAELGYAPAEYRIGNLYEKGTGVARDVKKAKTWYQLAAAQGNASAMHNLAVLFAMAADGVTDNESAAHWFQAAADLGVKDSQFNLGILAAKGVGMKQNFEESYKWFALVAKTGDKDAAAKRDEIAKALRPEQLERARAATELWKAKPLDPAANSADIPESWQDGTPQTTASVDMKKVVQNIQRILNKNGYEAGNDDGVMGQKTKDAIMAFQTDNDLKPTGTVDEKLVKALLARK; encoded by the coding sequence ATGAACAGCAAGCGGTCCTATCTCGATACACTCAACGCCGGCCGGCAGCGCAGGCCGTACACCACGCTTGAACAGCTCAACCGTTCTCTGGAAACGCTGGAGCAGCGGCTGGAGCGGACGCGCGAGGACTTGAGCGAACGTCCCGATCCGCGCCGGCTGAGCGCTGAGCCGCGCTATGCCAGCGCCCGACCCTATGAGGATCCGCGCCCGGCGCAGCCGCCGAAAAGCCCGGAGCCGGCTGCCTTCGACCAGAATTACTTCGATCAGAATTACCAGGCGATCGCCCGCGACATCGACCGCGTGCGCGGCCAGGAAGACGGCGTCGCCGTGGTCGGCAAGATCGCCGGCGAATTGCGCGGCCTGCGCGAGGAACTGCGCCACCAGATGACCGCCGGCCTGCAGCGCGAATTCGAAGCGCTGCGCAACGACATCGAGCGGGCTTTCCAGGCAAGCACCCAGCCGGGTGGCCAATCCGGAGGCAAAGGCAGCGCCGAACTCGGCGTCGAGTTCGAGCGGCTTTCCGGCGCCATCCAGTCCCTGGCCGAAAAGAGCGACGACAGAAGCGTCAACATGCTCCGGCTCGACCTGGAGCAGGTCAAGGCCGCGCTCGACACGTTGGCGCGCGAGGAGAGCGTGCAGGCGGTCGGCCGCCGCTGGGATGAGTTCGACCGCCGCTGGACCGCGTTCGAGGATCGTGTCGATGCCGATCAGCGACAGCGGTCGGACGCACCCGGTCTTTCGATGCTGACCGAACGGCTCGAACAGATCAGCAATGCCGTCAACAATCTGCCGGAATCGCTGTCGCTGCGTTCACTCGAAGAAAAGGTCCGCACGCTTGCCGGCGCCGTCGAGCATTTCGCCCTCCAGCAGGACAGCCTCGGCAGCAGCACATTCGCAATGATCGATGAGCGGCTGGACGAGATTTCGCGCGCCATCGTCGCCTCGACCGTCGCCGCGCAGGCCAATTCATTCGACCCCGAAGCATTCGAGCGTATCGAGAAGCGGATCGCCTCGCTTGCCGCACAGATCGAGGAAGTGACGCAAGTCCACCCCAGCGGCGAGGTCATCGACCGCCTCAACATGCTGTCGAGCCGTGTCGACGATCTTGCCAGCCGGGCCAATTTGCCGGAGCAGGCGATGGAGCGTCTGGACAAGCAGATCGCGCTTATTGCCGACAAGATCGACCGGGCGCCTGCCATGCCGGACGCCGACTATATCTTCCAGGGCCTGGAACAGCGTTTCGACGTGCTGTCCGGTATGATGGAGCGCCGCCAGGGCGACGCGATTGAACAGGGCAACATGCTGTTTCGCGATCTCGAGCGCCGGCTGGACGAAGTTGCCGACAGGCTGGACCAGCGCATGCCGCAGATCGACGGGGCCGGCATCATGGACGCCCTCGACGCCCGCTTCAGCGCGCTGGCCAAGCGCTTGGAGACGCGCATTCCCGATCACGCAGGTGAAGCGGCGATCCGTGGCCTGGAAAGCCGGCTCGAAGACATTTCAATCCGGCTGGATTCATCCGCGGCACAAGTCGCCGGCATCGACCCGGCCCTGATCCGCAGCCTGGAAGCGCAGGTCGCGGGCCTGTCGGCGCACCTTTCGAAACCAGGCGCGCCACTGCCGGAATTGGAGGATATCAGCCCTCGTCTCAACGAAATCGAGAAGTCGCTGGCCGGCACCCGCGATTCCATCCTCAGCGCGGCGCGCGAGGCAGCCGAGAGCGCCGTCCGTTCGTTGGCGGGCTCAAGTGCCAACACGGCGGCCGTCTCTGGCCTCGCCCAGGATCTGAAGACGCTTGAAGCACTGACGCGCCGTTCCGACGAGCGCAATTCGAGGACCTTTGAAGCCATCCACGACACGCTGCTCAAGATCGTCGACCGGCTGGGCTCGCTGGAAACCGGCGAGCCAACCGACGCTGTGAGCGAATTTCTGAATACGGAACCGGCCGAGCCGGACGGCTGGCGCGGCGTGCGATCGTCAAAGATGGCCGTACGTGACGCGCCGTCCATGGACATCGACCAGCCATTGCCGCTGACGGAAGACACGGCCGACCTCGACAGCCATGTCTCTGCCATGATCAGCGATGAATCAGGTTCCCGCGGCGACCCGGGTACGCGTAGCGACCCGGGCACCCGTACGCCGGCCGAAGCCGCCGCGGCCGCGGCCATGGCGGCGCTTGGCTCGGACACGGCGGAAAAAAGCCAGCCGACCGGCGGCCGGAAGTCGATGCTCGGCGGACTGGCGCGCGCCTTCAAGGCCAAGAAGGAGACGATCGTTCCACCGCTTGCCGGCTCCGCGCCTGATGTCGAGATACCGATTGCCGATCTCGACGAGCCGCTGGACCCGAAGCTTGCAAACCGGCCGCTGGAGCCCGGCTCCGGTCCACCGGACCTCAACGCCATCATGAAGCGCGTGCGCGACGAACGCGGCCCGCCCGTCAGGGCCGGCAATGCCGATGCATCGAAATCCGACTTCATCGCCGCAGCCAGACGCGCGGCGCAAGCGGCCGCTGCCGAGGCCGACGCTCTCAAAAAGCAGTCGACGATGAGGGGGCCGGTAAAGGCGCTCAGGATCGGCGATCTGCTCAAGGCGCGACGCAAGCCGATTCTGATGGCGGCCGCCGCTGTCATGCTGGCGCTCGCCGGCCTGCAATTAGGCAAGGCCTTTGTCTCCGACCCGGTCGAAAGGGCCAGCAATGATACGGCGCCGATGGCGGCCGCGCAGCCAGCGGAAACCGCATCGACCGGTACCGTCAGCGAGCCGAAGACCGACGCACAAACCGCAAGGGATAGCGCACCAGACCGCGCCACCCGGCAGGCAGAGCCATCCGAATCGGTAGCCGAGGGCGACATGCCGGCGCAGACCGGCATCGCCACGCCGTCGGATAACGAAATATCGGCGGATGCCGAAACGCCGATCGACCCAGGGTCCGCGGCCGATCCTGTTCCTGTGCCAATGGTTTCAACGACGTCGCCCGATCCGGCGGCGGCGAACATGACAGCGTCGGCACCTGCGGGCCCGACGGTTGCGGACGCCGAACCAATGGCGACGGCGCCGGACGCCAGCCCCGCGACCCGGGACATGACCGGCACGGTCACGTCAGCGGTTGCCTCGACGGCAGCGGCCACTGCCAAGATCGACATTCCAGCCGATGCCGGCCCAGCCGCTTTGCGTGACGCAGCGGCCGGCGGCGACGCCAAGGCACTGTTCGAGATCGGCTCGCGCTACGCCGAATCGCGCGGCGTCAAGCAAGACATGGCAGCGGCGGCCAAATGGTACGAGAAATCAGCCGAGCTCGGCTACGCGCCGGCGGAATACCGCATCGGCAACCTCTACGAGAAGGGCACCGGTGTCGCGCGCGATGTCAAGAAGGCGAAAACCTGGTACCAGCTCGCGGCGGCGCAGGGTAACGCCAGCGCCATGCACAATCTCGCCGTGCTCTTCGCCATGGCTGCGGACGGCGTGACCGACAATGAATCGGCCGCGCACTGGTTCCAGGCCGCCGCCGATCTCGGCGTCAAGGACAGCCAGTTCAATCTCGGCATCCTGGCGGCGAAGGGCGTCGGCATGAAGCAGAATTTCGAAGAATCCTACAAATGGTTCGCGCTCGTCGCCAAGACCGGCGACAAGGACGCGGCGGCAAAGCGCGACGAGATCGCCAAGGCGCTCAGGCCCGAGCAGCTCGAACGCGCACGCGCCGCCACCGAACTGTGGAAGGCAAAGCCGCTCGATCCCGCGGCCAATTCGGCCGATATTCCCGAATCGTGGCAGGACGGCACGCCGCAGACGACCGCCAGTGTCGACATGAAGAAGGTCGTTCAGAACATCCAGCGCATTCTCAACAAGAACGGCTATGAGGCCGGCAATGACGACGGCGTGATGGGCCAGAAAACCAAGGATGCCATCATGGCTTTCCAGACCGACAACGATCTGAAGCCGACCGGCACGGTCGACGAAAAGCTGGTCAAGGCGCTGCTGGCGCGCAAATAA
- a CDS encoding sulfite exporter TauE/SafE family protein gives MGIYLPIAEISVNIFVLLAMGAAVGFLSGMFGVGGGFLITPLLIFYNIPPAIAVATGANQVIASSFSGALSHLKRGTLDFKLGGVLLAGGIVGSTGGIFVFGFLRRLGQLDLFISLLYVVLLGTVGGLMLVESVNALRATRSGAAPVLKKSGQHNWIHRLPLKMRFRASKLFVSVIPVLGLGAGIGFLSSIMGVGGGFIMVPALIYLLKVPTNVVIGTSLFQIIFTSAYTTLVHATTNQTVDVMLAFLLMAGGVAGAQYGAKAGQRLRGEQLRALLALLVLAVAFRLAIDLFVTPPSLYSLSGVDPS, from the coding sequence GTGGGCATCTATCTCCCGATCGCGGAAATTTCCGTCAACATCTTCGTGCTGCTGGCCATGGGCGCGGCGGTGGGTTTCTTATCGGGCATGTTCGGAGTCGGCGGCGGCTTCCTGATCACGCCGCTGCTGATCTTCTACAACATACCGCCGGCGATCGCGGTCGCCACCGGCGCCAACCAGGTCATCGCCTCCTCCTTCTCCGGCGCATTGTCGCACCTGAAGCGCGGCACGCTCGACTTCAAGCTCGGCGGTGTGCTTTTGGCCGGCGGCATCGTCGGCTCGACCGGCGGCATCTTCGTCTTTGGCTTCTTGCGCCGGCTTGGCCAGCTCGACCTGTTCATCTCGCTGCTCTATGTCGTGCTGCTCGGCACCGTCGGCGGGCTGATGCTGGTCGAGAGCGTCAATGCGCTGCGCGCCACGCGCAGCGGCGCGGCACCGGTGCTGAAGAAATCCGGCCAGCACAACTGGATCCACCGCTTGCCGCTGAAAATGCGGTTCAGGGCCTCAAAGCTTTTCGTCAGCGTCATCCCGGTGCTCGGCCTCGGTGCCGGCATCGGTTTCCTGTCGTCGATCATGGGCGTCGGCGGCGGCTTCATCATGGTGCCGGCGCTGATCTATCTCTTGAAAGTGCCGACCAACGTCGTCATCGGCACCTCGCTGTTCCAGATCATCTTCACCTCGGCCTACACCACGCTGGTCCATGCCACCACCAACCAGACGGTCGACGTCATGCTCGCCTTCCTGTTGATGGCGGGCGGCGTCGCCGGCGCGCAATACGGCGCCAAGGCCGGCCAAAGGCTGCGCGGCGAGCAGCTCAGGGCGCTGCTGGCACTGCTGGTGCTGGCGGTTGCCTTCCGGCTCGCCATCGATCTGTTCGTGACGCCGCCCAGCCTCTATTCGCTGTCCGGCGTGGATCCGAGCTGA
- a CDS encoding TIGR02186 family protein, which produces MAGFRAFLAAASLSLLAALSPARAQTPVTENIQIGLSTDHVSITAGFSGADLTIFGSLENADPRVARQGRYDIVVVLEGPARPVVVRRKDRVLGIWINLESETFENVPVSYSVATTRPLQDVTDPNSYKQLSLGAANIYMQPADDDDSPATIQEFTAALRERKTATGLYSVNVGGVQFLSQNLFRATVRLAPNVPVGTHKARAFLFKSGLFIKESSAQLEIRKSGFEQSIFRVAHDYSLLYGIFAVSLAMLTGWLGRLVFRKD; this is translated from the coding sequence ATGGCGGGCTTTAGGGCTTTCCTGGCCGCTGCCTCGCTGTCGCTGCTCGCCGCCTTGTCACCGGCCAGAGCGCAGACGCCAGTTACCGAAAACATCCAGATCGGCCTGTCCACCGACCATGTCTCAATCACCGCCGGCTTTTCCGGTGCCGACCTCACCATCTTCGGCTCATTGGAAAATGCCGACCCGCGTGTCGCCCGCCAGGGGCGCTACGACATCGTCGTCGTGCTTGAGGGTCCGGCCCGGCCGGTCGTCGTGCGCCGCAAGGACCGGGTGCTCGGCATCTGGATCAATCTGGAGTCCGAGACCTTCGAGAATGTGCCGGTGTCCTATTCGGTGGCGACGACGCGGCCGCTGCAGGACGTCACCGACCCCAACAGCTACAAGCAACTGTCCCTCGGCGCCGCCAACATCTACATGCAGCCGGCCGACGATGACGACAGTCCGGCGACCATCCAGGAATTCACCGCGGCGCTGCGCGAGCGCAAAACGGCGACCGGCCTCTACAGCGTGAATGTCGGCGGCGTGCAATTCCTGTCGCAGAACCTGTTCCGCGCCACCGTCAGGCTCGCCCCCAATGTTCCGGTCGGCACCCACAAGGCCCGCGCGTTCCTGTTCAAGAGCGGCCTGTTCATCAAGGAAAGTTCCGCCCAGCTCGAAATCCGCAAGTCCGGTTTCGAACAGTCGATCTTCCGCGTCGCCCACGATTATTCCTTGCTTTACGGCATCTTCGCCGTATCGCTTGCCATGCTGACCGGCTGGCTCGGAAGGCTCGTCTTCCGGAAGGATTAA
- a CDS encoding Hsp70 family protein, giving the protein MRPAFGGIDFGTSNSTVGVIRNGQPQLVALEDGEVTLPSAVFFNFEDNRTYFGRRAIANYTDSVEGRLMRSLKSVLGGTLVNEKTRIKTRSIAFTEIIGLFVGHLRRRLEEDAGDVVESVVLGRPVQFVDDDTEADAKAEGELENAARTHGFKHIAFQFEPIAAALDYEQKVTREELALIVDMGGGTSDFSIVRVSPQRARSLDRKDDILASRGIHIGGTDFDRLLSIAHVMPQLGYLSPTKDGKRNLPASYFIDLATWQRINLVYTTRAMTHLRQIRYEAERADLVDRFIDIVEHRYGHALAALVERAKIALTEQPSAKVMVALTGAKFATEITRAGLEATIARDIERVAATVGETIRDAQVKPSAITAVFLTGGSTAIPLAREQILALVPQASVIEGDMFGSVGLGLALDAQRKFA; this is encoded by the coding sequence ATGCGACCAGCATTCGGCGGTATCGACTTCGGCACTTCGAATTCCACCGTCGGCGTGATCAGGAACGGGCAGCCGCAATTGGTGGCGCTGGAAGACGGCGAGGTGACGCTGCCCAGCGCGGTGTTCTTCAATTTCGAGGACAACCGCACCTACTTTGGGCGCCGCGCCATCGCCAACTATACCGATAGTGTCGAGGGTCGCCTGATGCGCTCGCTGAAGAGCGTACTCGGCGGTACGCTGGTCAATGAAAAGACCCGCATCAAGACCCGATCGATCGCCTTCACCGAGATCATCGGTCTGTTCGTAGGTCACCTCAGGAGAAGGCTGGAAGAGGATGCCGGCGACGTGGTCGAGAGCGTGGTGCTCGGTCGTCCCGTGCAGTTCGTCGACGACGATACCGAGGCCGACGCCAAGGCCGAAGGTGAACTCGAAAACGCGGCCCGCACCCATGGCTTCAAGCATATCGCCTTCCAGTTCGAGCCGATCGCGGCGGCGCTCGACTACGAGCAGAAGGTGACGCGCGAAGAGCTGGCGCTGATCGTCGACATGGGCGGCGGCACGTCCGACTTCTCGATCGTTCGGGTCTCGCCTCAGCGCGCCCGCTCGCTGGATCGCAAGGACGACATTCTGGCGAGCCGAGGCATCCATATCGGCGGCACCGACTTCGACCGGCTGTTGAGCATCGCCCATGTGATGCCGCAGCTCGGCTACCTCTCGCCGACCAAGGACGGCAAGCGCAACTTGCCGGCCAGCTACTTCATCGACCTGGCGACATGGCAGCGCATCAATCTGGTCTACACCACCCGGGCGATGACGCATCTGCGCCAGATCCGCTACGAGGCGGAACGCGCCGACCTGGTCGACCGCTTCATCGACATCGTCGAGCATCGTTACGGGCACGCGCTGGCCGCTTTGGTCGAGCGGGCCAAGATCGCGCTGACGGAGCAACCGTCGGCCAAGGTGATGGTCGCGCTGACCGGAGCGAAGTTTGCGACCGAAATTACCCGCGCCGGGCTCGAGGCCACGATCGCCAGGGATATCGAGCGGGTTGCCGCGACGGTTGGTGAGACGATCCGCGACGCGCAGGTGAAACCGTCCGCCATCACCGCAGTGTTCCTGACCGGCGGATCGACCGCCATCCCGCTGGCAAGGGAGCAGATATTGGCTCTGGTGCCGCAGGCGTCGGTCATCGAAGGTGACATGTTCGGCTCGGTCGGGCTTGGGCTGGCGCTCGATGCGCAGCGGAAATTCGCTTGA
- a CDS encoding LysR substrate-binding domain-containing protein, with translation MTLDQLRIFVAVAERGHMTKAAELLGISQSAASAAIRSLEQQHGVQLFNRVGRNIELAQTGRRFLPEAKAVLERAAAAHDVLEHVSQTITGSLSIAASQTIASYWLPRRLASFHEAYPAVRLSVTIGNTRQVETTVLDGTADFGLVEGRTESDILRRAKVDVDRLMLVVAHSHPEIAEVSRGHPDIRELRWIIREGGSGTREVLEDLARREGISFADLRIFLVLPSNEAVRQAVEAGAGATIISELVVERAVAEGSLRSVSIDLPKRDFAMITHRDRQASLAQMALKAHLGAKAGETARG, from the coding sequence ATGACCCTGGACCAACTGCGCATATTCGTTGCTGTCGCCGAACGTGGGCACATGACCAAGGCGGCCGAACTGCTGGGCATTTCCCAGTCGGCCGCCTCGGCCGCCATCCGCTCGCTCGAGCAGCAGCATGGCGTCCAGCTGTTCAACCGGGTCGGTCGCAACATCGAGCTGGCGCAGACCGGGCGCAGGTTTCTGCCCGAGGCCAAGGCCGTGCTCGAACGGGCGGCTGCCGCCCACGACGTGCTGGAGCATGTCTCGCAGACGATCACCGGCAGCCTTTCCATCGCCGCCAGCCAGACCATCGCCAGCTACTGGCTGCCGCGCCGGCTGGCCTCCTTCCACGAGGCCTATCCCGCCGTCAGGCTGAGCGTGACCATCGGCAACACCAGGCAGGTTGAGACCACCGTACTGGACGGTACGGCTGATTTTGGCCTGGTCGAGGGGCGCACTGAATCCGACATATTGCGGCGCGCCAAGGTCGATGTGGATCGCCTGATGCTGGTCGTGGCGCATTCGCATCCCGAGATCGCTGAAGTCTCGCGCGGGCATCCCGATATCAGGGAGCTCCGCTGGATCATCAGGGAGGGCGGATCAGGCACGCGCGAGGTGCTGGAAGATCTTGCCCGCCGCGAAGGGATCTCGTTCGCGGACCTGCGGATATTCCTGGTGCTGCCAAGCAACGAGGCGGTCCGTCAGGCGGTCGAGGCCGGCGCCGGCGCCACCATCATTTCGGAGCTCGTCGTCGAACGCGCGGTTGCCGAGGGCAGCCTGCGGTCCGTGTCGATCGATCTGCCGAAGCGCGATTTCGCCATGATCACGCATCGTGACCGGCAGGCAAGCCTGGCCCAGATGGCGCTCAAGGCGCATCTCGGCGCGAAGGCCGGCGAGACCGCCAGGGGGTAA